In the Mytilus trossulus isolate FHL-02 chromosome 1, PNRI_Mtr1.1.1.hap1, whole genome shotgun sequence genome, one interval contains:
- the LOC134690243 gene encoding uncharacterized protein LOC134690243, giving the protein MAEDLKRFIFEEKDNLRRYKSNIDAIIRKYDRHFPDDAEIDLTTLTSSSFRDESVVKKLKSKPFGHSKLFTTKKKELSESGANGSCTAKDESVYSMITDADSSLQETTINNWSPSDRYYSDVEATFTKETISQSYKAEPVNEEDSEFLALKTSYYEIISEQNDEPSDAETLSSYSSESAGDMEDGSEDGDDEDSQTDDKGPHPIDIMDQDTSSLSSTEENVGVLNKKYVQCSGLKKDRCAVYDEVDGFFPCKNIDKSGYTTTTRPGPREIINTSIKNQKPKNYASVETSKSINASRSNVESKRSPTQGYSNVDEMFKPNFNYRKPEDMKASTLDYQQNERIEKWLEDINKVTGKNQVKSNFNFMSGHGFQNPNQTYIVPENSKVLYNFHPEQIKTHKLHVNHKVKTGVQDHSTNAMLHTKKSPNNKNESSDLLISSRNDIGKSTKRIVPLTLASDVSNQEKRSREKENRNMKNKQRLSSDNTLTEDRDSLSELNKLQPSNSQVNGCERLFSRAPVITRFASPDRLYKKMKENKVGIAAKIIMTESNVQTEDKTKNNLQPVQRFTHEWKKPTTVLSPTQRKINEWENVDFILENDDMNTKTSTLVETCRFSKGRSNVALSTPAIKFNEEKVHKKSTNVKEFSFKPTSYVESHCIKENGMKPSITNRNFNQNNFLDMPSKSSSKFHKHNIVTESMFKAGVNRKDIPDFNTLRQREQCYHDQKNPANFHIPASFQMAASEKRVSPVRLQNLHKRARRKFVPKKDTTNLIELLFQPEEDVVKLLSPKSFHRKFDKPVDPKVKPVQETLTYLSTCSRNQSLESSHKHLHQSGSRHWNWPKPNTNTTKSTFDQSIGPYHDETTMTRNKHETSQLNRNASPYSSARDLSSIESYVNTSFCSPELHKNQQHTLQLQDTSKSVPAKLLQNSRSSEPSCLLMSPLEQRLQAVSRTKMKAKRSLHMIENHEQQVFMETNEQQIKRYHNNEIESPLDQHTPSKNRPYPFNSNEQSPSTIFSRLLLSTPSPGGRKRFTKFKLSDQQSTQMDDLFNVTTKKDETFKKPSSDFRRTKPAPEVKCMFNRQSKTNMTSRYVSRENDKKPFLATSNVIQNEVCISTEQNKQSLNTHFSKPTRTHLDKDNRQNDQERYVIPDLCRDSNGNRRRELFQSTPMKSRTSNVFHPDNTMSTIHDTISDDDSDCEVMTISTSP; this is encoded by the exons ATGGCGGAAGATTTAAAAAGATTCATTTTCGAAGAAAAGGATAATCTTCGACGTTACAAATCCAACATAGATGCAATTATTCGAAAG tatgaCAGACACTTTCCGGATGATGCTGAAATAGATTTAACAACTCTGACCAGCAGTAGTTTTAGGGATGAAA GTGTTGTTAAAAAGCTGAAGTCAAAACCATTTGGTCATTCTAAACTGTTCACTACAAAGAAGAAAG aACTATCAGAATCTGGAGCTAATGGAAGTTGTACTGCCAAAGATGAATCTGTGTATTCCATGATAACTGATGCTGATTCGAGTTTACAAGAAACG ACCATAAACAATTGGAGTCCGTCTGATAGATATTATTCTGATGTGGAAGCAACATTCACCAAAGAAACAATTTCACAATCTTATAAAGCTGAACCTGTGAATGAAGAAGATTCAGAATTCCTAGCATTGAAAA CTAGTTACTATGAGATAATCAGTGAACAGAATGATGAACCTAGTGATGCTGAGACCCTCAGTTCTTACTCTTCTGAGAGTGCTGGCGATATGGAGGATGGGTCAGAGGACGGAGATGACGAGGACAGTCAGACTGACGACAAAGGTCCCCATCCCATCGACATTATGGACCAAGATACCAGCTCTCTGTCATCTACAGAGGAAAATGTTGGGGTTTTGAATAAGAAATATGTTCAG TGTAGTggtttaaaaaaagacagatGTGCAGTTTATGATGAAGTTGATGGATTTTTTCCATGTAAGAATATAGATAAATCTGGTTATACAACAACAACAAGACCTGGACCCAGAGAAATAATCAATACAagcattaaaaatcaaaaaccaaagaACTATGCTTCTGTAGAAACTAGCAAATCAATTAATGCTAGCAGGTCAAATGTTGAGTCTAAAAGATCCCCAACTCAAGGATATAGCAACGTAGATGAAATGTTTAAGCCAAATTTCAATTATAGAAAACCAGAGGACATGAAAGCTAGTACATTGGATTATCAACAAAATGAAAGGATTGAGAAATGGCTGGAAGATATAAATAAAGTGACTGGAAAGAACCAAGTCaaaagtaattttaatttcatgagTGGTCATGGATTTCAAAATCCTAACCAAACTTATATTGTCCCAGAAAACAGCAAGGTATTGTACAACTTTCATCCAGAGCAAATCAAGACTCACAAACTACACGTGAATCATAAAGTCAAAACTGGTGTACAAGATCATTCTACAAATGCAATGCTGCATACAAAAAAGTCACCAAATAATAAGAATGAATCATCTGATCTTCTAATAAGCTCAAGAAATGATATTGgaaaatcaacaaaaagaaTTGTTCCACTAACATTAGCCTCAGACGTATCTAACCAAGAAAAAAGATCAAGAGAAAAGGAAAATAGGAATATGAAGAATAAACAAAGGCTTTCTTCAGACAATACTTTAACAGAAGACAGAGACAGTTTGTCAGAGTTGAACAAATTACAACCTTCAAATTCCCAAGTAAATGGATGTGAAAGGCTATTTTCAAGGGCACCTGTTATTACACGATTTGCTTCTCCAGAtagattatataaaaagatgaaagaaaacaaagtaGGTATTGCAGCAAAGATAATCATGACTGAGAGTAACGTACAAACTGAAGACAAAACTAAGAATAATCTCCAACCAGTTCAAAGATTTACTCATGAATGGAAGAAACCAACAACAGTCCTGTCTCCtacacaaagaaaaataaacgaATGGGAGAATGTAGACTTCATTCTGGAAAATGATGATATGAACACAAAAACGTCTACACTAGTTGAAACCTGTAGATTTTCTAAGGGAAGAAGTAACGTCGCACTCAGTACTCCAGCTATTAAATTCAATGAAGAGAAAGTTCATAAGAAGTCTACAAATGTTAAGGAATTTAGCTTTAAACCCACTTCTTATGTTGAATCACATTGCATTAAGGAAAATGGTATGAAACCTTCAATAACAAAtagaaattttaaccaaaacaattttttagatATGCCATCAAAATCATCATCAAAATTCCACAAACACAACATTGTTACTGAAAGTATGTTTAAGGCAGGTGTAAACAGGAAGGACATTCCAGATTTTAATACTTTAAGACAAAGAGAACAGTGTTATCATGACCAAAAGAACCCAGCAAACTTCCACATACCTGCTTCCTTCCAAATGGCTGCTAGTGAAAAACGGGTTTCTCCTGTAAGGTTACAAAACTTGCACAAGAGAGCAAGAAGGAAGTTTGTCCCTAAAAAAGATACTACCAATCTTATAGAACTACTTTTTCAACCGGAGGAAGATGTAGTAAAACTTTTATCTCCAAAATCATTTCATAGAAAGTTTGATAAACCAGTTGATCCTAAAGTAAAACCAGTTCAGGAAACTCTTACATATCTGTCTACGTGCAGTAGGAACCAGTCCCTTGAATCTAGTCACAAACATCTGCATCAGTCTGGATCCAGACATTGGAATTGGCCTAAGCCCAAcacaaacacaaccaaatctaCTTTTGATCAAAGCATTGGACCATATCATGATGAGACAACAATGACAAGAAACAAGCATGAAACTTCACAGCTTAATAGAAATGCATCTCCATATAGTAGTGCAAGAGATTTATCAAGCATAGAATCATATGTTAATACATCTTTCTGCTCTCCTGAATTACATAAGAATCAACAGCATACTTTACAGCTTCAAGATACAAGTAAATCAGTTCCAGCTAAGTTACTTCAAAATTCTAGGAGTTCAGAGCCGTCTTGTTTGTTAATGTCTCCTCTTGAGCAAAGGTTACAGGCCGTCAGCAGGACAAAGATGAAAGCTAAACGAAGTCTGCATATGATTGAGAATCATGAACAACAAGTCTTTATGGAAACAAATGAACAGCAGATAAAGAGATATCACAACAATGAAATTGAGTCGCCCTTAGATCAACATACTCCGAGTAAAAATCGTCCGTACCCCTTCAACTCAAATGAACAATCTCCATCTACAATTTTCTCTCGTCTGCTTCTTAGTACCCCATCACCAGGGGGTCGTAaacgttttacaaaatttaaactttctgATCAACAATCAACTCAGATGGATGACTTATTTAATGTTACAACCAAAAAagatgaaacttttaaaaagccGTCTTCCGATTTTAGAAGAACAAAACCTGCCCCAGAAGTAAAATGCATGTTTAATAGAcagtcaaaaacaaatatgacaagtAGATATGTTTCTAGAGAGAATGATAAAAAACCATTTCTG
- the LOC134690254 gene encoding uncharacterized protein LOC134690254, whose translation MDVNYNLNQSLSSSGHFNALPQQQNVTGTTFTPEQLLAFQQMQLNAQMGNLTLTNGLQPDLYQSQNVTSPNIFQSMPNFVPTSSGLMAGVLPISPTYPTSYMPFPQSTMDSSNPGMYQQPMLSGQSFDPSSNESKQQLTLMLQLQNNIPSAVDLRKTVRRDIEGYQNYEEPQYSPRSPQFVSTPVNLSSPNTPNTTTRRQIMLSETSSTTSSGPASPSSSGIGMQNLSFSDNSPGPNSPKSPILVRHFSEPQATNVQKVPTRASSLKIETKYPQDKCYRCMKKVYPMEKIGPVKDVVYHKGCFTCKTCGTKLNLKNFCHNKIYDLDIHVYCKSHCDQGSSQPIHIDANSVLIKGALLAPKLDKVNEQIRGSEETHKGGKLDANSVNIRSALSASKKDDQTKTRDSGSRYHLDMQSLEIAHARNVPATDLQTGNKIKQQAWKRNERKSESVPPADVVRYSDTVPEYDMESLKRLQVENNPDYDRL comes from the coding sequence ATGGAtgtgaattataatttaaatcaaaGTTTGAGCAGTTCTGGACATTTTAATGCTTTGCCTCAACAACAGAATGTGACTGGTACGACTTTTACACCTGAACAGTTACTAGCTTTTCAACAAATGCAATTAAACGCTCAAATGGGAAATTTAACACTAACAAATGGACTTCAGCCTGATTTATATCAGAGCCAGAATGTGACATCGCccaatatttttcaatcaaTGCCAAACTTTGTGCCAACATCTTCTGGACTTATGGCGGGAGTATTACCAATTTCACCGACATATCCGACGTCTTACATGCCATTCCCACAGTCGACAATGGACAGTTCAAACCCAGGAATGTACCAACAGCCAATGTTGTCAGGTCAGTCTTTTGATCCTTCTAGTAATGAATCGAAACAACAACTTACTCTTATGTTACAACTTCAGAACAATATACCATCTGCTGTAGACTTGAGAAAAACTGTTCGAAGAGATATCGAGGGCTATCAAAACTATGAAGAACCACAGTATTCTCCAAGAAGTCCACAGTTCGTATCAACACCAGTGAATTTATCATCCCCCAATACACCAAACACTACCACAAGACGACAGATAATGTTGTCTGAAACCAGCAGTACGACATCATCTGGACCTGCTTCGCCGTCGTCGAGTGGAATAGGAATGCAGAACTTATCGTTCTCAGATAACAGCCCAGGACCCAATTCCCCAAAATCACCAATTCTTGTTCGACATTTTAGCGAACCACAAGCCACAAATGTTCAAAAAGTTCCAACAAGGGCTTCATCGTTGAAAATCGAAACTAAATATCCTCAAGATAAGTGCTATCGTTGTATGAAAAAGGTATACCCGATGGAAAAGATAGGACCAGTTAAAGATGTTGTATACCATAAAGGGTGTTTTACGTGCAAAACATGTGGgacaaaactaaatttgaagaatttttgCCATAATAAAATTTACGATTTGGATATACACGTATACTGCAAATCACACTGTGATCAGGGTTCTTCACAGCCAATTCATATTGATGCCAATTCTGTTTTAATAAAAGGTGCATTATTGGCACCAAAATTAGACAAAGTTAATGAACAAATTCGTGGAAGTGAAGAAACGCACAAAGGAGGAAAATTGGATGCCAATTCAGTGAATATTCGGTCTGCATTATCGGCTTCGAAAAAAGACGATCAAACCAAGACGCGCGATAGCGGTAGTCGATATCATCTAGACATGCAGTCTTTAGAAATCGCTCATGCTAGAAATGTTCCTGCAACCGACTTACAaacaggtaacaaaatcaaACAGCAAGCCTGGAAACGCAACGAACGAAAATCCGAATCGGTTCCACCAGCGGATGTGGTTAGGTACAGCGACACAGTACCAGAATATGATATGGAAAGTTTAAAACGACTTCAGGTAGAAAACAATCCAGATTATGATAGATTATAA